In Deinococcus sedimenti, a single genomic region encodes these proteins:
- a CDS encoding DUF1517 domain-containing protein, with protein sequence MTQAHPGAAPRRLLLLAALLLFLTALLVPVAHAQSGGGFGGRSSGSSGGSSSGGYSGGSSSRGGSYGGGYGGGYSGPIIINNGGYGGGYGYSTGGGGFGLVGLIIFGVVIFAVVMTMRRSLGGGVRGLGSVSGTAQAVSVQLLLAEGDEVKRALQRVAQTGDPDTNEGLARMLQEAALVALRHPDRWVYGTVQRAQGSASTADSQVGAWATEARAAFTEQTTSNYQNRDPQSGYQHRDDYTFRADPGDQYLAVTIMVAAHALAALPPAGVTTTQEARAALNAISSVAPGDLIRADVVWSPDAPGEFLSEDEAIQKYPTLTRL encoded by the coding sequence ATGACCCAAGCCCATCCCGGCGCCGCCCCCCGCCGCCTGCTGCTGCTCGCGGCCCTGCTGCTGTTCCTGACCGCTCTGCTCGTCCCGGTCGCGCACGCCCAGTCCGGCGGCGGTTTCGGCGGACGCAGCTCAGGCAGTTCCGGGGGCTCCAGTTCAGGCGGGTACAGCGGAGGCAGCTCCTCCCGCGGTGGCAGTTACGGCGGTGGGTACGGGGGTGGGTACAGCGGCCCGATCATCATCAACAACGGCGGGTACGGCGGCGGCTACGGGTACAGCACGGGCGGCGGCGGCTTCGGTCTGGTCGGGCTGATCATCTTCGGGGTGGTGATCTTCGCGGTCGTGATGACCATGCGCCGCAGCCTGGGCGGCGGCGTCCGCGGCCTGGGCAGCGTCAGTGGCACGGCGCAGGCGGTCAGCGTGCAACTGCTGCTCGCCGAGGGCGACGAGGTCAAGCGCGCCCTGCAACGCGTCGCGCAGACCGGCGACCCCGACACCAACGAGGGCCTAGCCCGCATGCTGCAGGAGGCCGCGCTGGTCGCGCTGCGCCACCCGGACCGCTGGGTGTACGGCACCGTGCAGCGCGCCCAGGGCTCGGCCAGCACCGCCGACAGTCAGGTGGGCGCCTGGGCCACCGAGGCCCGCGCCGCGTTCACCGAGCAGACCACCAGCAACTACCAGAACAGGGACCCGCAGAGCGGCTACCAGCACCGGGACGATTACACCTTCAGGGCGGACCCTGGTGACCAGTACCTCGCCGTGACGATCATGGTCGCCGCGCACGCCCTGGCGGCCCTGCCGCCCGCCGGGGTGACCACCACGCAGGAGGCCCGCGCGGCCCTGAATGCCATCAGCAGCGTCGCGCCCGGCGACCTGATCCGCGCGGACGTCGTCTGGAGCCCCGACGCGCCCGGCGAATTCCTCTCGGAGGACGAGGCCATCCAGAAGTACCCCACCCTGACCCGCCTGTAG
- a CDS encoding c-type cytochrome: MNRPALPVTLLIAAPLLAGAAALAQSSPASTSPAPTLRAGPADPAHGESLSGSCGSCHGPTGRAPVLKGEPAAQIQNALVAFRSGTRRNGTMQGVASRLSDQDIVDIAAFFAGTAAAPAAPATPPATPPTTAPSATATPDGKALYLEGNPARDLLACAVCHGEDGSGADAVGIPAIAGRSAASVLATLKEYHSMPPVGIAYPDAMRIAVKPLSDADMQAVSAFVATLK; the protein is encoded by the coding sequence ATGAACCGACCCGCCCTGCCCGTCACCCTGCTGATCGCCGCGCCCCTGCTGGCTGGAGCCGCCGCTCTGGCGCAGAGCTCCCCGGCCTCCACCTCGCCCGCCCCCACCCTGCGTGCCGGACCGGCCGACCCTGCCCACGGCGAAAGCCTGTCGGGCAGCTGCGGCAGCTGCCACGGCCCCACGGGCCGCGCCCCCGTCCTGAAGGGCGAACCCGCCGCGCAGATTCAGAACGCCCTGGTGGCCTTCCGCAGCGGCACGCGCCGCAACGGCACCATGCAGGGCGTCGCCTCGCGCCTGAGTGATCAGGACATCGTGGACATCGCCGCGTTCTTCGCCGGGACCGCCGCCGCCCCGGCCGCGCCAGCCACACCACCGGCCACGCCCCCCACCACGGCACCGTCCGCGACCGCCACGCCGGACGGGAAGGCGCTGTACCTGGAAGGCAACCCCGCCCGCGACCTGCTGGCCTGCGCGGTTTGCCACGGTGAGGACGGCAGCGGCGCAGATGCCGTGGGCATTCCAGCCATTGCGGGCCGCAGCGCCGCCAGCGTCCTGGCCACCCTGAAGGAGTACCACTCCATGCCGCCCGTGGGCATCGCGTACCCGGACGCCATGCGGATTGCCGTCAAGCCGCTGTCCGACGCGGACATGCAGGCCGTCTCCGCCTTCGTCGCGACCCTGAAGTAA
- a CDS encoding HNH endonuclease: MARRQPESTWPPPPQPTPACALCDREVPQLTEHHLLPRSQGRRQGLRVTDLPTTLLCGSCHKFLHRTFTNAQLAREYSDLDTLRAHDDVQRFVSWIRRQPATKAVRVR, from the coding sequence ATGGCCCGCCGCCAGCCCGAGTCCACGTGGCCCCCGCCGCCGCAGCCCACCCCCGCGTGCGCGCTGTGTGACCGTGAGGTGCCGCAGCTGACCGAACACCACCTGCTGCCCCGCTCGCAGGGCCGCCGTCAGGGCCTGCGGGTGACGGACCTGCCCACCACCCTCCTGTGCGGGTCCTGCCACAAGTTTCTGCACCGCACGTTCACGAACGCGCAGCTGGCCCGCGAGTACAGCGACCTGGATACGCTGCGCGCCCATGATGACGTGCAGCGGTTCGTGTCCTGGATTCGCAGGCAGCCGGCCACGAAAGCCGTGCGGGTCCGCTGA